A window of Bacteroidota bacterium contains these coding sequences:
- a CDS encoding pirin family protein, with protein sequence MKTILHKAATRGHASHGWLDSYHTFSFAGYYDAQRMHFGALRVLNDDTVAGGMGFGTHPHDNMEIISIPTEGALEHKDSMGNVQVIKQGDVQVMSAGTGIQHGEKNKNLDKPVKFFQIWVFPNKKNVEPRYDQKNFTDADKHNKLLTVVSPIGTNDGGVQVHQDAWFSLGKLDKGFSTSYKLKKENSGVYAFVISGSVSVNDEKLDQRDGLGITETNELKILADTDAEILLMEVPLLK encoded by the coding sequence ATGAAAACGATTTTACATAAAGCAGCTACAAGAGGTCATGCCAGTCACGGCTGGCTGGATTCTTATCATACTTTTAGTTTTGCGGGGTATTATGATGCACAACGAATGCATTTCGGTGCATTGCGGGTATTGAATGATGATACAGTGGCCGGCGGGATGGGTTTCGGAACACATCCGCATGATAATATGGAAATAATTTCGATACCTACCGAAGGTGCTTTAGAACATAAGGACAGCATGGGAAATGTGCAGGTAATAAAACAAGGTGATGTGCAGGTGATGAGTGCCGGCACAGGCATTCAGCACGGGGAAAAAAATAAGAACCTGGACAAACCAGTAAAGTTTTTCCAGATCTGGGTTTTTCCCAATAAGAAAAATGTTGAGCCCCGTTATGATCAGAAAAATTTTACTGATGCTGACAAGCACAATAAACTATTAACCGTTGTTTCTCCCATCGGCACAAATGATGGTGGCGTACAAGTTCACCAGGATGCATGGTTTAGTTTAGGTAAACTGGATAAAGGATTTTCGACTTCTTATAAACTAAAGAAAGAGAATAGTGGAGTATATGCATTTGTAATTAGTGGTTCAGTTTCTGTAAATGACGAAAAGTTGGATCAGCGGGATGGGTTAGGCATTACCGAAACAAATGAATTAAAAATTTTGGCAGATACAGATGCTGAAATATTATTAATGGAAGTTCCGCTTCTTAAATAA
- a CDS encoding TlpA family protein disulfide reductase gives MFYQKLFTALLLFVAVTTQAQQKFTYTPEKPKPGDVITFTYEPAGDIANTIKPVEGIVYQNGMAKRTADDIVLQKSAGKYSGSFTIDTGMHFIYLSFSADKKFDNNFNDGYTIILYNDDKPRDGAYMALSGFYQYWGRQLGVDRNNEKALAAMEKEFELYPDNKKKYLISYVSTLAAIKKDDAPKIVQKEIESLLKAGLKEETDYSNLESLYQLAKSPEQMKFVSSVKKEKFPNGKWVVNETLNKFYQEQDIEKKKILLAEISNKIETDENWKYLKPNLPNIKAQIAYAYLAKKDWPNFKQAVADANIEDKAQLASLYNSAAWEMQKTSDNLPLAEEFSKFATNYYKEQWKNPTAKKPDNMTQKQWTENNKYMYAMFADTYGMVMYRMGEHKKGFPYAKDAAIVVNNGKDADQNNTYALLAEKVLPKKQYVKEIEQFVMDAKSTSEMKDILKRAYVKDKKTEAGFDEYITNLQKSATETMLAELRKTILNEKAPVFALVDLNGKKVNLGELKDKVVVVDFWATWCGPCKASFPGMQKMVNKYKDDPNVKFVFIDTWENGDNKEKLVSEFINTNKYSFHVLMDNDSKVVADFKVDGIPTKFVIDKKGMIRFKAVGFDGSDDKLMTELTAMIEMASKESAPKAF, from the coding sequence ATGTTTTACCAAAAACTATTTACCGCCTTGTTATTATTCGTAGCAGTAACAACACAGGCCCAGCAAAAATTTACCTATACACCAGAAAAACCCAAACCGGGTGATGTTATTACTTTCACTTACGAACCCGCAGGTGATATTGCCAATACCATCAAACCGGTTGAGGGTATTGTTTACCAAAATGGCATGGCTAAAAGAACAGCCGATGATATTGTACTACAGAAGTCGGCAGGCAAGTATTCAGGCTCATTTACGATTGATACAGGCATGCATTTTATTTATTTGTCCTTTAGTGCTGATAAAAAATTTGATAATAATTTTAATGACGGCTATACCATCATTTTGTATAATGATGATAAACCCCGTGATGGAGCGTACATGGCTCTTAGCGGCTTTTACCAATATTGGGGTCGCCAGTTAGGTGTGGACCGGAATAATGAAAAAGCATTGGCTGCAATGGAGAAAGAATTTGAACTCTATCCTGATAATAAGAAAAAATACCTCATCAGCTATGTAAGTACGCTAGCTGCGATTAAAAAAGATGATGCGCCTAAGATCGTTCAGAAAGAAATTGAATCATTGTTAAAAGCAGGTTTAAAAGAAGAAACTGATTATTCAAATCTTGAAAGTCTTTACCAACTGGCCAAATCACCAGAACAGATGAAGTTTGTTAGTTCTGTTAAAAAAGAAAAATTCCCGAATGGTAAATGGGTGGTTAATGAAACCCTGAATAAATTCTACCAGGAGCAGGATATAGAAAAGAAAAAAATATTGCTTGCTGAGATCAGCAACAAGATCGAGACAGATGAAAACTGGAAATATCTTAAACCCAATCTCCCGAATATAAAAGCTCAAATTGCTTATGCATACCTGGCTAAAAAAGACTGGCCAAATTTCAAACAGGCAGTAGCAGATGCTAACATCGAAGACAAAGCACAGCTAGCTTCGTTATACAACAGTGCCGCATGGGAAATGCAAAAGACAAGCGATAATCTTCCATTAGCTGAAGAATTTTCAAAATTTGCTACCAATTATTATAAGGAGCAATGGAAAAATCCAACTGCTAAGAAACCGGATAATATGACTCAAAAGCAATGGACAGAAAATAATAAATACATGTATGCCATGTTTGCGGATACTTATGGTATGGTCATGTACAGAATGGGTGAACACAAAAAAGGATTCCCTTATGCTAAAGATGCTGCAATTGTAGTGAATAACGGAAAAGATGCAGACCAGAATAACACGTATGCATTGCTGGCAGAAAAAGTGTTGCCTAAAAAACAATACGTAAAAGAAATAGAACAGTTCGTGATGGATGCCAAATCCACCAGCGAAATGAAAGATATCCTGAAAAGAGCTTATGTAAAAGATAAAAAAACAGAAGCAGGTTTCGATGAATATATTACTAATCTCCAGAAGTCGGCAACAGAAACAATGCTGGCGGAGTTAAGAAAAACAATCCTGAATGAAAAAGCTCCTGTATTTGCACTGGTTGACCTGAATGGCAAAAAAGTAAATCTTGGGGAGTTGAAAGATAAAGTAGTTGTTGTTGATTTCTGGGCTACCTGGTGCGGACCTTGTAAAGCTAGTTTCCCCGGAATGCAGAAAATGGTAAACAAATACAAAGACGATCCCAATGTAAAATTTGTTTTTATTGATACCTGGGAAAATGGCGACAACAAAGAGAAATTAGTATCTGAGTTTATCAATACCAATAAATACTCTTTTCATGTGCTGATGGACAATGATAGTAAAGTTGTAGCTGATTTTAAAGTAGATGGTATCCCTACCAAGTTTGTAATTGATAAAAAAGGGATGATACGTTTTAAAGCTGTTGGCTTTGATGGCAGCGACGATAAATTAATGACTGAATTGACTGCTATGATCGAAATGGCATCGAAAGAATCAGCACCTAAAGCTTTTTAA
- a CDS encoding NAD(P)H-dependent oxidoreductase, whose translation MRIEIISGSPRVNSVTRRVAINLKNWIIENTEHEVDIIDLRDWNLPPVQSVFVSPDKTPAEFRSLAERIFDADAFILVTPEYNGSYSPAMKNLLDHFPKQHHKPFGIVTASPGVMGGIRASQQLLQLVPALFGIASPYLLIVPQVDKKFDEEGNLTDESFYKSVHNFISEFLWLAEKVIAEKQPALTLSN comes from the coding sequence ATGAGAATCGAAATTATATCAGGCAGTCCGAGGGTAAACAGTGTAACCCGCAGGGTGGCAATAAATTTAAAGAACTGGATCATTGAAAATACTGAACACGAAGTTGATATTATTGATCTGAGGGATTGGAACCTCCCTCCTGTTCAATCTGTTTTTGTATCACCGGATAAAACACCAGCAGAATTTAGATCTCTTGCTGAAAGGATATTTGATGCCGATGCTTTTATTTTGGTAACACCGGAATATAACGGCAGCTATTCCCCGGCAATGAAAAACCTGCTGGATCATTTTCCGAAACAGCATCACAAACCATTTGGTATTGTAACAGCATCTCCGGGTGTAATGGGTGGTATAAGGGCATCACAACAATTATTGCAATTGGTACCTGCCTTATTTGGAATAGCTTCACCTTACCTGTTGATAGTACCACAGGTAGATAAAAAATTTGATGAGGAAGGAAATCTTACTGATGAGTCATTTTACAAATCTGTTCATAATTTTATTTCAGAATTTTTATGGTTGGCAGAAAAAGTAATTGCTGAAAAACAACCAGCTTTAACTTTGAGCAACTGA
- a CDS encoding pirin family protein: MSNQKSIDVIIAPPPPHMVGDGFRVHNFFPNSRFIDKKRMSPFFMLDYGSKIEFNPSDEPRGVGVHPHAGFETVTIAYHGKIAHHDSAGNSGIIGEGDVQWMTAGSGLLHKEYHEKEFSKTGGLFQMVQLWVNLPAKDKKVKPKYQEITNSAMGKAYLNDKTSFIEVIAGEYGGVKGPASTFTPMQVYNAKLNKGVSAEFNLPANFNTGLLVIEGTIKVNARPDDPVGRDKEVLNDNFVLLKNDGEQFTIEATTDAVVLILSGEPIEEPIAAYGPFLMNTWQEVEEAINDVNAGKFGVLQD, encoded by the coding sequence ATGAGCAATCAAAAATCAATAGATGTGATCATCGCCCCTCCTCCACCGCATATGGTGGGTGATGGGTTTCGTGTACATAATTTTTTTCCGAATAGCCGGTTCATTGATAAAAAAAGGATGAGTCCTTTCTTTATGCTGGACTATGGTTCAAAGATCGAGTTCAACCCTTCTGATGAACCACGTGGTGTAGGTGTGCATCCGCATGCAGGTTTTGAAACAGTGACTATTGCCTATCATGGCAAAATAGCCCATCACGATAGTGCAGGTAACAGCGGTATCATTGGCGAAGGTGATGTGCAATGGATGACTGCAGGCTCAGGATTACTGCATAAAGAATATCATGAAAAGGAATTCAGCAAAACCGGAGGCTTATTTCAAATGGTACAGTTATGGGTAAATCTTCCTGCAAAAGACAAAAAAGTAAAACCCAAATACCAGGAGATCACTAATAGTGCAATGGGTAAAGCTTACTTAAATGATAAAACAAGTTTTATTGAGGTCATTGCCGGTGAATACGGAGGAGTGAAAGGTCCTGCATCTACGTTTACACCTATGCAGGTTTATAATGCGAAGCTGAATAAAGGAGTATCTGCTGAATTCAATCTGCCTGCAAATTTTAATACAGGACTACTTGTCATAGAAGGAACAATAAAAGTAAATGCCCGCCCGGATGACCCGGTCGGACGGGACAAGGAAGTGTTGAATGATAATTTTGTTTTACTGAAGAATGATGGTGAACAGTTTACTATTGAAGCAACAACAGATGCAGTTGTATTGATCTTATCAGGCGAACCGATTGAAGAGCCTATTGCAGCATATGGCCCATTCCTGATGAACACCTGGCAGGAAGTGGAAGAAGCAATTAATGATGTGAATGCAGGAAAATTTGGAGTACTGCAGGATTAG
- a CDS encoding copper homeostasis protein CutC, with product MNYIIEIATSDFATTKAAVEGEAHRIELCANLAEGGTTPSYALIKKSREAFDLLIYPIIRPRGGDFLYTKDEFEIMKNDVRLCKELGCDGVVIGLLNMDGTIDITRTTELIELAYPLGVTFHRAFDRCKDPFVALEELIDAGCERILTSGQRVSVNSQQSIIDSQAVELIAELNKVSDSRIIIMPGSGVRKENIKLLAEKTGCTEFHSSLRDKIKSPMQFIHPGFKTSEESYTNNYIDPEEVKALRKALN from the coding sequence ATGAATTACATTATCGAAATAGCAACATCCGATTTTGCAACTACAAAAGCTGCTGTTGAAGGTGAGGCTCATCGAATTGAACTCTGTGCTAATCTCGCTGAAGGCGGTACAACTCCATCTTATGCTCTGATTAAAAAAAGCCGTGAGGCATTTGATCTGCTTATTTATCCGATCATCCGGCCAAGAGGCGGCGATTTTCTATATACAAAAGATGAGTTTGAAATAATGAAGAATGATGTGAGACTGTGCAAAGAACTGGGTTGTGATGGGGTAGTGATCGGTTTATTGAATATGGATGGAACAATTGATATTACAAGAACTACGGAGTTGATAGAACTGGCTTATCCATTAGGCGTAACATTTCATCGTGCATTTGATCGTTGTAAAGATCCTTTTGTCGCATTGGAAGAATTAATTGACGCTGGATGTGAAAGAATTCTTACATCAGGGCAGCGAGTATCAGTCAATAGTCAACAGTCAATAATAGACAGCCAGGCTGTTGAGTTGATCGCAGAACTTAACAAGGTTTCAGATAGCAGAATTATCATTATGCCGGGAAGCGGGGTTAGAAAAGAAAATATCAAACTGCTGGCTGAGAAAACAGGTTGCACTGAATTTCATTCTTCATTGCGGGATAAAATAAAAAGCCCAATGCAGTTTATTCATCCGGGTTTTAAAACTTCCGAAGAAAGCTATACAAATAATTATATTGACCCTGAAGAGGTAAAAGCATTACGTAAAGCATTAAATTAA